A region of Labeo rohita strain BAU-BD-2019 chromosome 2, IGBB_LRoh.1.0, whole genome shotgun sequence DNA encodes the following proteins:
- the adcyap1b gene encoding adenylate cyclase activating polypeptide 1b isoform X2, with the protein MARSSKATLALLIYGIMMHYSAYCTPIGMTFPKMRLDNDVFDEDGNSLSDLAFGTDQIAIRSPPSLTDDLYTLYYPPEKSGGSSEEDESEPLSKRHSDGIFTDIYSRYRKQMAVKKYLAAVLGRRYRQRIKNKGRRFAYL; encoded by the exons ATGGCCAGATCTAGTAAAGCGACTTTAGCTTTGCTCATCTACGGAATCATGATGCACTACAGCGCCTACTGCACGCCTATTGGGATGACTTTCCCCAAGATGAG aCTAGACAACGATGTATTTGACGAAGATGGAAACTCGTTAAGCGACCTGGCTTTTGGCACTGATCAAATTGCTATACGAAGTCCTCCATCTCTCACGGACGACCTATACACGCTATACTATCCGCCAGAGAAAAG CGGAGGAAGCAGCGAGGAGGACGAATCGGAACCATTATCAAAAAGGCATTCGGATGGGATCTTCACCGACATTTACAGTCGCTACCGAAAACAGATGGCCGTCAAGAAGTATTTAGCAGCCGTCCTGGGAAGAAGGTACAGACagagaattaaaaacaaaggaCGTCGATTTGCTTATTTGTAG
- the adcyap1b gene encoding adenylate cyclase activating polypeptide 1b isoform X1, with product MARSSKATLALLIYGIMMHYSAYCTPIGMTFPKMRLDNDVFDEDGNSLSDLAFGTDQIAIRSPPSLTDDLYTLYYPPEKRTERHADGFLDRALRDILVQLSARKYLHSLMAVRVGGGSSEEDESEPLSKRHSDGIFTDIYSRYRKQMAVKKYLAAVLGRRYRQRIKNKGRRFAYL from the exons ATGGCCAGATCTAGTAAAGCGACTTTAGCTTTGCTCATCTACGGAATCATGATGCACTACAGCGCCTACTGCACGCCTATTGGGATGACTTTCCCCAAGATGAG aCTAGACAACGATGTATTTGACGAAGATGGAAACTCGTTAAGCGACCTGGCTTTTGGCACTGATCAAATTGCTATACGAAGTCCTCCATCTCTCACGGACGACCTATACACGCTATACTATCCGCCAGAGAAAAG AACGGAAAGGCATGCAGATGGATTTTTAGATAGAGCCTTGAGGGACATCCTGGTTCAGTTATCAGCACGAAAATATCTGCATTCTCTGATGGCAGTTCGCGTAGG CGGAGGAAGCAGCGAGGAGGACGAATCGGAACCATTATCAAAAAGGCATTCGGATGGGATCTTCACCGACATTTACAGTCGCTACCGAAAACAGATGGCCGTCAAGAAGTATTTAGCAGCCGTCCTGGGAAGAAGGTACAGACagagaattaaaaacaaaggaCGTCGATTTGCTTATTTGTAG